AAAGCACCTTCAGGTTTCAATTCCAGATCTTCAGAAAACTGTCCCAGGATCCTGTTGCAACTGCCATGCCATCATCAGTGACTCCCAGGCAGCTAACACGATTGTCATGTCCAGCCAACACACCTAAAACAGAACCATAGCATTAGTCTAAGGACTTTTTGTGCCGGGGATCTACTAGGATGCTGGGAATGATGCAGTTTCATTATATTGACATTATAGTTAACTTGttgaggatagggggcagtattttcacggctggatgaaaaaacgtacccaaattaaactggttactactcttgcccagaaactagaatatgcatattattagtagatttggatagaaaacactgaagtttctaaaactgtttgaatggtgtctgtgtataacagaactcatatggcaggcaaaaacctgcgaaaaattcaaccaggaagtggaggatctgagaattgtagttctttctagtccctttcgaaactacagtgtctgtggggtcacggttgcacttcctaaggcttccattggctgtcaaaagccttcagaaagtggtttcatctgtctcctgttactgggcagataataggagctcagtcactgagtggactgcctggggacaaagggattggatatgcgtggTCCCACGAGtgcgctgttccttctttttctccttgaatgaatacgccattgtccggttggaatattatcgcaattttacgtaaaaaataccattaacctgttagggctaggggcagtattgacacggctggataaaaaaacatacccgatttaatctggttaccactcctacccagtaactagaatatgcatatacttattacatatggatagaaaacaccctaaattttctaaaactgtttgaatggtgtctgtgagtataacagaactcaaatggcaggtcaaaacctgagagattcctttacaggaagtggcctgtctgaccatttcttgaacttcttttccatctctatcatttgctaaggatctctgctctaacgtgacacttcccacgtcgtccataggcgctcagagcccgggaaaaaacagaatgtcgccattccagccccaggctgaaacacattatcgcctttctcaagtggccgatcaagggacactgggcttatgcgcatgaccccgaccgcccccgcctttaggattttttcctctgtttgccgaaaaggagattccctgtcggaatattatcgcttttctacgagaaaaatggcgtaaaaatttattttaaacagcggttgacatgcttcgaagtacggtaatggaatatttacaatttttttgtcacgaattgcgccatgcgcgtgacacttctttactatttcggatagtgtctggaacgtacgaacaaaacgccgctattcggatataacgatggattattttggaccaaaccaacatttgttattgaagtagcagtcctgggagtgcattctgacgaagacaacaaaaggtaatcaaacttttataatagtaaatatgattatggtgagtgctaaacttgccaggtgtctaaatagctagcccgtgatgcctgggctatgtacttagaatattgcaaaatgtgctttcaccaaaaagctattttaaaatcggacatatcgagtgcatagaggaggtctgtatctataattcttaaaataattgttatgctttttgtgaacgtttatcgtgagtaatttagtaaaatgttagcgaattccccggaagtttgcgggggtatgctagttctgaacgtcacatgctaatgtaaaaagctggtttttgatataaatatgaacttgattgaacaaaacatgcatgtattgtataacataatgtcctagggttgtcatctgatgaagatcatcaaaggtgagtgctgcatttagctgtcttctgggttttggtgacattatatgctggcttgaaaaatgggtgtctgattatttctggcttggtactctgctgacataatctaacgttttgctttcgttgtaaagcctttttgaaatcggacagtgtggttagattaacgagagtcttgtctttaaatggctgtaaaatagtcatatgtttgagaaattgaagtaataggatttttaaggttttgaaaatcgcgccacaggctggcagtggctgttacgtaggtgggatgaattcgcaagcgtcccacctagcccatagaggttaagattgattttaaacaacgtttgacatgcttctaagtacggtaatggaacattttgactttttgtgtctcgaattacaCTCGCGCAtcatgcctttggatagtgacctgaacgcacgaacaaaacggaggtatttggacataaatatggattattttgaacaaaaacaacatttcttgtggaagtagaagtcctgggagtgtattctgacgaagatcagcaaaggtaagagaatatttatagtactaattctgagtttaggtgaccccgaacttggtgggtgtctgtatagcttggtgtgatggcgagctatgtactcagaatattgaaaaatgtgctttctccgtaaagccattttaaaatctgacacagcggttgcataaaggagtactgcatctataattcttaaaataattatgtattatgtcaatgtttatgatgagtatttttgtaaattcaccggaagtttttggtgggaatacattttctgaacatcacgcgccaatgtaaaatgctgtttttggatataaatatgaactttatcgaacaaaacatacatgtattgtgtaacatgatgtcctaggagtgtcatctgatgaagatcgtcaaaggttagtgcttcatttagctatgttttgggtttttgtgacatatatccttgcttggaaaatggctgtgtggttatttttgtctatgtactcttctaacataatctaatgttttgctttcgctgtaaagcctttttgaaaatcggacaatgtggttggattaaggagaggtgtatctttaaaatggtgtaaaatagttgtatatgtttgagaaatttgaattacgacattttgttgttttgaatttgccaccctggtatttcactggctgtgtcccgcaggtggctagcgtcccacgtagcccatagaagttaagttaAAATAAACATCAGTTTGTGGTAGCTAAGTTTTTTTGAATAAAAAATTTCCAGGACATGTGTTTGACTAATATGTGTACAAGATAAACGTTGAGACGTGCATGTTTGTTGTGCAATGAGACGTCTCTGCAGGGGTTGCATTAGCTTTCAGAAAACTGCATTTTCAAAACGCAGACCATCCAAAGAATGTGTTTTCAACCATTTCACCTGCATTTTATATTCaaagttgtgttttttttttttttgcttcatTAGAGGCCTGCAAATGTACTTTTTCTTCacaccccccaaaatgttttcacGTTTTCATTGGATGACAACAAAAGTGCAACACTATTTGGCTtagcagccacacaagtaaattaGCTTGCAATGAAAGTTGCTTGAAGTTAATCTTGCCGTTTAACTTGCTACCGGAGAAAAAAAGACAACACCGGAGAAAAGTACCGTACATATCAGTCTGGTCAAGACGAGAGCAAAGATCTCTCATCTGAttggagaagtgcaactgaatcACAAAATGTGTTCTTTTATATTCATGATTTGGAGCGAACTGTGACTGAAGCCGAGCAGAAATgacaataagaagcattttagattGGAGTTTACAAAAACGCAGAAAAATATTTGTCCCGCTTTTTTTATGCGGGAAAATATACTGCGTTATTGCAACCTATGCTCAGGGGGGGGGTTATCAGTGACTCACCGGCACGGTCAGCCTTCAGTGTGTCCCACACGTTGCAGTTGAAGTCATCATATCCAGCCAGGAGGAGACGACCACTTTTGGAGAAAGCAACAGAGGTGATGCCACAGATGATGTTGTCATGCGAGTAGCACATCAGCTCCTGGTCGGCACGAAGGTCGAAGAGTCTGCAGGTGGCATCATCAGAGCCCGTACAAAAGGCATTGCCATTGGGGAAGAACTGTAAAGCACAGATCAGATCACACAATAATGACTTACTGAGAGACTAAGACCTGGGAAttcccagggacctcacgatacgatattaccACGAAACTTAGGTGCCGACACGATATGTATTGCATTTGTCATGactctatatgtattgcgattcaatgTTCCAAACATAATGCTCACTATGCCttctgcagagagacaagagcaTGAGAAAAGGAGTTTTGATCAGTGATGGAAataaaaagtgctgaaaacactggctcactatttaaaaagaagatgagaacaagctataggatgaaaaataacTGAGTTTTGGTACAGGCACAGCTGTCTAGTTCTAGCTAGATGTTTTGGAATCAAAGTATGGACATAATATCatccaaaataatattgcgataacTATCTATTTTTTTCCACCATCACTAGAGACAACAAACAGTAAAGGGTATAATATACTGACTATATTTTACTTAATAATAATTTgtatcaaatatatttttgaatcaaagtgaaatgtatacattttgaTTGAATGGCATTATGTAAAATACACTAATTGCCAATATATGTGCATAGACGCATGTATTGATAACGGATGCTGCCCTTACACATATGGCGTTGATGTCAGACTCATGACCAGTGAAGGTCTGTCTGCACATGCCCTCTCTGACGTCCCAGAGCTTGGCCGAGGCATCACAAGCACCTGAGACAAATAGCCTTGTGTCGGGGGCCAAGGAGAGGCTCATGACATCACCGCTGTGCCCAGCAAACGTGGTTGTCTGCTGGCCAGTCTCAATATCCCAAAGGGCActgttaaaataaaaaacatctaGTCAAACAAGCATGAGTTTCTATCCAAATGCACATCTAATCCACTTCAGGAAAATTAATAGTGTTGTAGTATTGAACAGACAGAGCGCAGCATTCCTACAGGAGGGGGAGTAATTCATTTACTTACCAGGTGGTATCTCCAGAGCTTGTAATAATCTGGTTGTCATCAACAAAGCGACAGCAGGACAGATAACCTGGAATTGAGAGATATCATTTGTACATaacaaaaaatcttcagaaatcCAGAAATGTTCCCACAGTAGTTTAAGTAGAAGATGACGAAAGATAAGGATTTCATAGGAAAACAAAACGGAAGAAAAACCCTGCCACCAAACAGAAAATGTAGTCTACCTGTGTGTCCAGCGAGCTCCCGGCTCACACGTACATTCCCCTCGCGTGTCTTCAGGTTGTAAATAGAGCAGATGTTGTCCAGACCTCCACAGGCCACGTAGTTTCCTGAAGGTGCATATGAGCAGGTCATGACCCAGGAAGAGCGTAGAGGAATGGCATGGACCTGCAAGGAGGTGATAAAAAACATGAAACCTTTGCACGTCTGAAGTAATAATCTCATAACAGGTGCGTaggtgaaaaaaaaataaaaaaataaagtcgAATGGTTGAAGGGACTGAACGCAACGCCTAGAATTGCAATGGAAACGTATAGTACAGAGCTTTGAAAGGTAAACCACTGAAGTATATGACCTTGTTTGTGGTATAGCTGTCCCAAATGATGAGTTTACCATCTTGGGAAGCACTGACCAAGAGCCTGTAAGAAAGAGTAGAAACATGTAAGTTCATGGAATAACGGTTTCCCTATGAGAAATAGTAAGTatacttctttttttttaacaataacTACATTTTGCATGAAATAGAATAGCAAAATAAAGGCAATTTATCAAGACTGCTTTGCCTTGTAACTTTACAATAATAGCAACACATGCTTAGTCATAACACCTACTTACATTTAAAGCTCTCCCACAATGACTACTGTATATCATGTAAAATCACCAATTCATGCCAAGGGTCATACAAATGTAAACAATACCAACTTCTACACTTGACAACAGGAGTCATTCAACTATTTATCACTGGGAAAAAAATCCCTAGTTTGCGAAAGACACTATAAAAATTATACTTGGGTTTACCTGGAATCAGTGCCCCAATGCATGGCATAGATCTTAGCCAAATGTCCCCTCAGTGTCCGTCTTGTGCGCATCTGAATACGGCCAACAGGATCAATGTTGGCTGTGATCTGCAAAACCACAAAAGACTGTTACATAATGCCATCAACAGCAGATTGTGTTGAATGTTTCGGATATCCCCAGGTAAAAGAGCCCaaaatcatttattttttatttttttacctgtgATAGTGTGGCATCTGCACATGCTTTCCTGGCATCCTGAAAAAGGACGATAATTAACCATCACACAAATGTAATAAATAAGTAAAATAAATAAGATGTTAAAGCTTTGTTATGACAATGTTGAGACTTGATTATGAGAGCAAAATGGCAATTCAATGGGCCAATTGCAACCACTGCTTGCCACTAGATTATGGCTTGCTGAGGTCTCGTTAAACCATCAATACGTGCTAAAAATCACCCAATCTCAATTGCAACTTTTATCCAGCACCGATTTACCGCTCCGTAACCCCGGCATCCGTGTTAAGTCCTGATTGTAACTAACATTTTGCAAGATGACTTCGCCCTCTGGTTGGTAATATCGGAACATTTCAATCTTGCTTCTTGAGCAGACCAACATGATCACCACACTGCCGGCATTGCGtgagcgagcgttgcaaaatacatttacacgttattcaatcatttcatccaaactgctcgcgcacgtctgcgtagccaggcactaaaatagaacttggttctatttttgaCATTTGATGCGCTGCAAGTCCCACCTCTGCCATATCATCGCTTTTCAGGAGCATatcccacgtgggtgattgaaagatgaactgaggtccacactccagtccagttggtggtggtaatgcacattaaagttggttgccaaccgccatataaagccCAAAGAAGAACAAGActaaaggaggagagattactaggaactaactaggtttccccttttatctgtggattaattgtcggagtacaAAACACACAATTTTGTGTGGCTCAAAATTATACAAAGGTCCAGAaaaaaggaccttgtgcatttcaggtcaaataacaacccaatgtgtacagtgcattcggaaagtattcagactccttgacttttcccatttttatacgttgcagccttattctaaactggattaaatagcccccccccccccattaaacTATACACAGtagcacataatgacaaagcaaaaataggtttgtaTAAACCTttacaaaacagaaatatcacataagtattcagaccctttactcagtactatgctgaagcacctttagcagagattacagcctcgagtcttcttgtgtacgatgctacaagcttggcacacctgtatttggggagtttctacaaTTCTACTGgggactctgggatgctggccttctaggcagagttgcaaagaaaaagccatatctcagactggccaataaaaagaaaagattaagatgggcaaaacacagacactggacagaggaaatctgcctagaaggccagcatcccagagattcacctcttcactgttgacgttgagactggtgttttgtgggtactatttaatgaagctgccagttgaggacttgaggcgtctgctcctcaaactagacactaaacatgtacttgtccttttgctcagttgtgcaccggggcctcccactctttcttgcACAAATGATATAATTAAGAATTTATTTGTGTGGTTTGGCTTGTAGTTAAGAGTAATATTCCCTGTTGTGTGCATAGCGGAGATTAATTTGTAGAACATGAACGCCAATAGTGAaccattatacactgctcaaaaaaataaagggaacactaaaataacacatcctagatctgaatgaattaaataatcttattaaatacttttttctttacatagttgaatgtgctgacaacaaaatcacaaaaataatcaatggaaatccaatttatcaacccatggaggtctggatttggagtcacactcaagatgaaagtggaaaaccacactacaggctgatccaactttgatgtaatgtccttaaaacaagtcaaaatgaggctcagtagtgtgtgtggcctccacgtgcctgtatgacttccctacaacgcctgggcatgctcctgatgaggtggcggatggtctcctgagggatctcctcccagacctggactaaagcatccgccaactcctggacagtctgtggtgcaacgtggtgttggtggatggagcgagacatgatgtcccagatgtgctcaattggattcaggtctggggaacgggcgggccagtccatagcatcaatgccttcctcttgcaggaactgctgacacactccagccacatgaggtctagcattgtcttgcattaggaggaacccagggccaaccgcaccagcatatggtctcacaaggggtctgaggatctcatctcggtacctaatggcagtcaggctacctctggcgagcacatggagggctgtgcggccccccaaagaaatgccaccccacaccatgactgacccaccgccaaaccggtcatgctggaggatgttgcaggtagcagaacgttctccacggcgtctccagactctgtcacatgtgctcagtgtgaacctgctttcatctgtgaagagcacagggcgccagtggcgaatttgccaatcttggtgttctctggcaaatgccaaacgtcctgcacggtgttgggctgtaagcacaacccccacctgtggacgtcgggccctcattccaccctcatggagtctgtttctgaccgtttgagcagacacatgcacatttgtggcctgctggaggtcattttgcagggctctggcagtgctcctccttgcacaaaggcggaggtagcggtcctgctgctgggttgttgccctcctacggcctcctccacgtctcctgatgtactggcccgtctcctggtagcgcctccatgctctggacactacgctgacagacacagcaaaccttcttgccacagctcgcattgatgtgccatcctggatgagctgcactacctgagccatttgtgtgggttgtagactccgtctcatgctaccactagagtgaaagcaccgccagcattaaagtgaccaaaacatcagccaggaagcataggaactgagaagtggtctgtggtcaccacctgcagaaccactcctttattggggatgtcttgctaattgcctataatttccacctgttgtctattccatttgcacaacagcatgtgaaatgtattgtcagtgttgcttcccaagtggacagtttgatttcacagaagtgtgattgacttggagttacattgtgttgtttaagtgttccctttatttttttgagcagtgtattttcttACAGGACTACAAGgccagtaggcctactgtagcatATTGTACTTTATTGAAGAAACAAATGTCTTGATTGTAAAGATATTTCTTATTATTTGGAAGTTAGATATATTTTTGGGGTactttttacccccttttcttcccaatttcatgatatccaaatcggtagttacagtcttgtcccatcgctacaactcccgtacggactcgggagaggcgaaggtcgagagccacgcaccctctgaaacacgaccctgccaagctgcactgcttcttgacacactgctagcttaacccagaagccagccacaccaacgtGTCGGGGGAAACATCATACAACTGGCGACTGAAGTCACCTTGCAGGCGCCTGGAGTCGCTAGAGCTCAATGGACAAGGAAATCCCagacagccaaaccctcccctaacccggatgacactgggccaattgtgcgccaactcatgggtctcctggtcacgatcggctgtgacacagcctgggatcaaacccggggcTGTAACGACGCttcaagcactgcagtgccttagaccaccgcgccactcaggaggccctggAAGTAGTTAACACTAGAAAAGCCTGGCCTCGATACCTCCGTATTTAAGCCATTGACGTCAggctcaaatagaagcctgtctctaatAAGCGCCGGTTGTGTTCAGTGGTTGATGCAAATAAACGCCTGGGCTATTAATTGAAGTTTTACAGTATGTCATAGTCTTCCATTTAGCTTTCAAATTTCTATTTTGTTTTTACCGATAAGATGTTATTTAATTGGGGCGGGAGTAGTGAACGCAGACAATGACTATTTCCCATGCCATATCCACTGTCTAGTATGAAGCAGGCTTGACACAGTAACGCGTCAGAACAGCTTGCCTACCAGTTTTATTCCAATGTTTTTTCGTTGCAATCAAGGTTAGTTTAGGCCGCAGCTGCATGTAATCTCACGTTAGTAGAGTTAAGAAATCCAGCAGTAACCTGCAGGAGCAGGTTAAGTTCTGTGTGTTCGTTGCAATCGAGTCAATAGTGCTGAAATACACAATTTCTGTACGTTTTGAACAATTGCTCCTGCCCCAGTGATGGTAGATGGAGGGATTAACACTCACTCTGATCTGGCTTTTGAGCTGCTCAGCCTCCTGGCGTAACTGGTCCAGTTCACTCATTTTCCCCTGCTAGTATGTCTGCCTCGCTCCAGCTGCCGGGACACTTGTTGATCTGAAAGAGGAAAAAAGTATCTCAGAAAACAACTGACATCCCTCAGACATTATTTATGGTACTAAATAGGGATacatcggtgaacatatcggaatcggccaaTATTacctaaaaatgccaacatcggtatcggcctgaggtctagtttaacgccgatgtgcaaaactgatgtcaaagctgacgtgcatacctatataacgtaggtacattaCGTAATGACGGCACATAATATTTTGCGTCACacatgcaacacagcattcctaacttcgcccacaatgtctgctgtgtggatcgagcagtcaacaagtcgagcagtcatttgaaagagtaagaacatttcagcgagacaactcataGGCGAAATCTAAGATAAtgtaattcattgcccttgacaatgaACCGTTCTcggtcgtgggtgatgttggctttcgccgactggtcgagcactgtTACgcatgttgccctaccggagttacacagtaatagcgtcactgcagagtcaaataacactatttgatgcgttaaataagcttttaatttggcacgtcaaataacacagttctattacagactgttgtgtgttctgaatttgtgTGTGCAAGCCAagtgccaccactactatcagtagcactgtcaaagctagGGATGGGTATCGTTAAGATTTTAacggtactactactactactcttaccgATACTGCTTATTGATCCGGTACTTTAACGGTATTCTTATTGgttctttgttattttttacCAAAAAAATGTAAGAACAGAATTAACATTGCTTTATTTtctgaaatgtaaaataaattaaaaacaaatatttacaGCAAAGAAACAGCAATGTTTTGAACAAATCACTATCATAGACTTATGTTGTGATGGAAatgtaaaacaaatgaaataaacaatattttCCTGCAAAAGAAAATACAGTGGTACAGAGCAACACGGGTGGGGCATGCAGATAGGCTTCAAAAGGACTAACAGTTCTTAGCAGTTCTTCTGGAGAAAGATCAACATATTTGCCTTCTCTGGCAGAAGTCGGGACCTCTCCTGGATTATTGTGTTCCCTGCGGTCGAAAAAAACCCTCTCGCTAGGGGTGGAGGAGGCTTGAGCACAGAGGTAGCTTGTTGCAATGTTTGTGAGGGGCAGAGTAGCTCTCTTctcccaccaccacatcacaggaTTTTCAGCCATGGGAATGGCAGGCAGGCCTTTGTAGAGCTCAACACGCTCGCTGAGGGTGAGGGACGAGGTGTCCTGTTGGATCGTCAACCTCAACTCCATGTCCTCCTCTGAGAACAGCTCCTCCAAGGCATTCCTTGTTTTGTACAATGGAGGGACtgtctcctccatttccactccTTCAGACTCCTCCGCTTGTTGCTggtgctctgtgtctgtctgctccGGCTCCTCTGACAGCCCTGGTGTTGCTCCTGTCACATTGGCCTCAACAGTTGCCTGTCCCAGGTGGCGTCACTCACCGGCCTTCCTTTAAATCTGGGGTCCATTGCTGTGGCCTCATGCAGAAAGGCTTGAATGTCCTCATCCTGATAGTGCTCGGAGAGGTTCTGCCACACCTTCTCTTTGATGGTTGCCACAAACGTATCTTCATGCTTCACAGTGGTGTGCTCTTCCAGTTTTTGGAGGATGGGTATGATCTGTCCACAGGTGGCATTCTATTCACATGATACACACAGTGTAGATGTATAGAGGATTCTCATGAGCTGGACAAACTCCTCGTCCTTCAGACGGTCCAGGTTGCCCTTGGTCATTGCTTCTCAGTCGTGGGTCCAAGGGTGCTGCTTGGATCACTGGATACTGCTCCATGAATCTCTCTATCATTAGACAGAGCGAGTTCCATCTGGTCTTGACATCAAGGATGAGTGAGTGTTTGCGGAATGCCTGAAACAACCAAAAAActacatttaacctctatgggctaggcgggacgaattcgtcccatctacgtaacagccacttgaagcctgtggcgcgattttcaaaaccttaaaaatcctattacttcaatttctcaaacatatgactattttacagctatttaaagacaagactctcgttaatctaaccacactgtccgatttcaaaaaggctttacaacgaaagcaaaacattagattatgtcagcagagtaccaagccagaaataatcagacacccatttttcaagctagcatataatgtcaccaaaacccagaagacagctaaatgcagcactcacctttgatgatcttcatcagatgacaaccctaggacattatgttatacaatacatgcatgttttgttcaatcaagttcatatttatatcaaaaaccagcttttcacattagcatgtgacgttcagaactagcataccccctgcaaacttccggggaattcgctaacattttactaaattactcacgataaacgttcacaaaaagcataacaattattttaagaattatagatacagacctcctctatgcactcgatatgtccgattttaaaatagctttttggtgaaagcacattttgcaatattctaagtacatagcccaggcatcacgggctagctatttagacacctggcaagtttagcactcaccataatcatatttactattataaaagtttgattaccttttgttgtcttcgtcagaatgcactcccaggactgctacttcaataacaaatgttggtttggtccaaaataatccatcgttatatccgaatagcggcgttttgttcgtgcgttccagacactatccgaaatggtaaagaagggtcgtgcgcatggcgcaattcgtgacaaaaaaattgtaaatattccattaccgtacttcgaagcatgtcaaccgctgtttaaaatcaatttttacgccatttttctcgtagaaaagcgataatattccgacagggaatctccttttcggcaaacagaggaaaaaaaaatcacaaaggcgggggcggtcgggtcacgcgcctaagcccagagtcccttgatcggccacttgagaaaggcgataatgtgtttcagcctgggg
The sequence above is drawn from the Salmo salar chromosome ssa22, Ssal_v3.1, whole genome shotgun sequence genome and encodes:
- the LOC106582769 gene encoding guanine nucleotide-binding protein G(I)/G(S)/G(T) subunit beta-1, translating into MSELDQLRQEAEQLKSQIRDARKACADATLSQITANIDPVGRIQMRTRRTLRGHLAKIYAMHWGTDSRLLVSASQDGKLIIWDSYTTNKVHAIPLRSSWVMTCSYAPSGNYVACGGLDNICSIYNLKTREGNVRVSRELAGHTGYLSCCRFVDDNQIITSSGDTTCALWDIETGQQTTTFAGHSGDVMSLSLAPDTRLFVSGACDASAKLWDVREGMCRQTFTGHESDINAICFFPNGNAFCTGSDDATCRLFDLRADQELMCYSHDNIICGITSVAFSKSGRLLLAGYDDFNCNVWDTLKADRAGVLAGHDNRVSCLGVTDDGMAVATGSWDSFLKIWN